From Rhinoderma darwinii isolate aRhiDar2 unplaced genomic scaffold, aRhiDar2.hap1 Scaffold_2720, whole genome shotgun sequence, the proteins below share one genomic window:
- the LOC142703265 gene encoding exostosin-like 3 has product MSGYTMLRNGGLGNGGQPWMLRWSSRIRLSWLSFTLFIILVFFPLIAHYYLTTIDDANNAGKPIFVPRTGNELCEVKHVQDLCRIRESVSEELLQLEAKRQELNSEIAKLNLKIEACKKSIENAKQDLLQLKNVISQTEHSYKELMAQNQPKLSLPIRLLPDKDDVDVPLPKSKRHCRLHNCFDYSRCPLTSGFPVFVYNTDQYPFGNLIDPLIKQALEASVRTNVYVTENANIACIYVVLLGEMQEPLMPKPTELEEQLHSLPYWRTDGHNHLIINLSRKSETQNYLYNVSTGRAMIAQSTFYDSQYRPGFDLVVSPLVHAMSEPNFLEIPAQVPVKRKYLFGFQGEKIESLRSSLQEARSFEEEMEGNAPADYDDRIITTLKAVQDSKLDFVMVEFTCKNQPKASLPTEWALCGGREDRIELLKQSTFALIITPGDAQLIISAGSAMRLFEALEVGAIPVILGEQIQLPYHDMIRWNEAVLIIPKPRVTEAHFLLRSISDNDLLAMRRQGRFLWETYFSSSDTVFNTILATIRTRIQIPAAPIREEPAVEIPHRSGKAAGTDPNMADNGDLDLGPVETEPPYASPKYLRNFTLTATDIYRNWNSAPGPFHLFPHTPFDPVLPSEAKFLGSGTGFRPIGGGAGGSGKEFQAALGGNVPREQFTVVMLTYEREEVLMNSLERLNGLPYLNKVVVVWNSPKLPSEDLLWPDIGVPIVVSGT; this is encoded by the coding sequence ATGAGTGGGTACACCATGCTGCGAAATGGGGGATTGGGGAATGGAGGTCAACCATGGATGCTCCGTTGGTCCAGTCGGATCAGGCTCTCCTGGTTAAGCTTCACGTTGTTTATCATCCTGGTTTTCTTCCCTCTGATCGCCCACTATTACCTCACCACCATCGATGACGCCAACAACGCGGGGAAGCCAATTTTTGTCCCACGGACAGGCAATGAACTCTGCGAGGTGAAGCACGTTCAGGATCTTTGTCGGATACGGGAATCCGTTAGCGAAGAGCTCCTGCAGTTGGAAGCCAAGCGTCAAGAACTCAACAGCGAGATCGCGAAGTTGAACTTAAAGATCGAAGCGTGTAAGAAAAGCATCGAGAATGCCAAGCAGGACCTTCTACAACTCAAGAACGTCATCAGTCAGACAGAACATTCTTATAAAGAACTGATGGCGCAAAACCAGCCAAAGCTTTCATTGCCAATCCGGCTACTGCCGGATAAAGACGATGTTGACGTACCGTTGCCAAAGTCCAAGAGGCACTGTCGGCTACATAATTGTTTTGACTACTCGAGGTGTCCTTTGACCTCCGGGTTCCCCGTATTTGTGTACAACACCGATCAGTACCCTTTCGGCAACTTGATAGACCCTTTAATCAAACAAGCCTTGGAGGCGAGTGTCAGAACTAACGTCTATGTGACCGAAAATGCAAAtattgcttgtatatatgtagtttTATTGGGGGAAATGCAGGAACCGTTGATGCCAAAACCTACTGAACTGGAGGAACAGTTGCACTCTCTGCCATATTGGAGGACTGATGGCCACAACCATCTAATCATTAATTTGTCCAGAAAATCGGAGACCCAGAACTATCTTTATAACGTAAGCACCGGCCGTGCCATGATAGCTCAGTCTACGTTTTACGATTCTCAGTATCGACCTGGCTTTGACCTAGTGGTGTCGCCATTGGTTCACGCCATGTCTGAACCCAACTTTTTAGAAATCCCAGCACAGGTGCCAGTCAAAAGGAAGTACCTATTCGGTTTTCAAGGAGAGAAAATAGAATCGCTGCGATCGAGTCTGCAGGAGGCCCGGTCGTTTGAGGAAGAAATGGAAGGCAATGCCCCGGCTGACTATGACGACCGCATCATCACCACTCTTAAAGCTGTCCAGGACAGTAAGTTAGATTTTGTTATGGTTGAGTTTACCTGTAAAAACCAGCCAAAGGCAAGTCTGCCCACTGAGTGGGCTCTATGTGGGGGAAGGGAAGACCGGATAGAGCTACTGAAGCAATCCACCTTTGCACTGATCATTACCCCCGGAGATGCCCAGCTGATCATATCTGCTGGCAGTGCCATGCGGCTTTTTGAAGCTCTCGAGGTAGGAGCCATCCCCGTCATTCTTGGAGAGCAAATCCAGCTACCCTACCATGACATGATCCGATGGAACGAGGCCGTGTTAATCATACCAAAACCCCGCGTCACAGAAGCGCATTTTCTCTTGAGGAGCATTTCTGATAACGACCTCCTTGCCATGAGGAGGCAAGGACGTTTCTTGTGGGAAACCTACTTTTCTTCGTCCGACACGGTTTTTAATACCATCTTGGCAACTATAAGAACTCGTATCCAAATTCCGGCCGCCCCTATTAGAGAGGAACCGGCTGTGGAAATCCCTCATCGTTCTGGTAAAGCTGCCGGGACAGACCCCAACATGGCAGATAACGGTGACTTGGATCTAGGTCCAGTTGAGACAGAACCACCTTATGCTTCCCCTAAATACCTGCGGAACTTCACCCTGACCGCAACAGACATTTACCGTAACTGGAACTCGGCACCGGGTCCTTTTCACCTATTTCCTCATACACCTTTTGATCCCGTGTTGCCCTCTGAAGCAAAGTTCTTAGGATCTGGAACGGGATTTAGACCCATTGGTGGTGGGGCTGGCGGTTCGGGGAAAGAGTTCCAAGCTGCCCTCGGTGGGAATGTACCCAGGGAGCAGTTCACCGTAGTTATGTTGACTTATGAACGGGAGGAAGTATTAATGAACTCCTTGGAAAGGTTGAATGGACTCCCCTACTTAAACAAAGTTGTGGTGGTTTGGAACTCCCCTAAGTTACCATCTGAGGACCTTCTATGGCCGGACATTGGCGTGCCTATAGTGGTAAGTGGTACCTAG